Genomic DNA from Paenibacillus borealis:
ACCAGCGTCAGAGCGTTCCAGCCGCCAGCGTCAGCGTGCCACCGCCAGCGTCAGCGTGACAGCCGCCAGCTGTCACGTTCCAGCCGCCAGCTGTCACGTTCCAGCCGCCAACGGTTCTTCGGCTCACTTCGCTGCAGGTGTGCACGCGGCCTCTCCACAAGAAATTAGTGGAAAAAGAGCATTTATTTAGCCTGAAACACCCAATTTCGGGTAAGCAGTTGGAAAAAGTACATCTATTCGTCCCTCATCCACGTTTGGAGGCGGAATTAAGAGAATTAGATGCCATTTTTCCACTTAATAAACGCATGCACGGTTAAATCATATAATTAAATGTCATAAATCCACTTATTAGGCCGGAATTAGCACCGAACAGAACCCGTCTCTTACCAGAAGGGTCCATCATCTATTAATGTACAAAGAAATCGCTCCTTTTGAAATGGCGGGTAGTACCTCCATTAATTACAGGAACGGTTTTTTTGTGTTGTTTTGAAGTATGTATGTTACCGGAAAGTTAATTCGCCACGTGTTCACCCCGCAGACTTGTTGCTAAGCGTGCATGAACCCAAACATTACGTTTACCCGAATGACCGGGCCGTAAAGAGGTAAAAAAAGTCGGCTGGATGTAAAGATATTCGTATGTTTAAATTTACCGGGTTTTTATATGCTTAAATCAAATACACAAGGAGGTTAAAGAATGCTCAGAATACCCTTACGAAAAATCCCCGTCTTGATATTGCTGGCTTCACTGGTCTTATCCTCAGCTCCGTTTGGAGAGCCCCCGGCCGCTTATGGAGCAGGAGGCACAGCTGCCGCTGTAAGCTCCGCCGTACTTGATATTACCCAAAGTAAAGTAGAAGGTGAGTATGCGCTGGATCTGTCGGAGGTTGGGAATGTAGACTGGCTGCATCTGAAAGGCAACGGCCCGGATGACATCATTCAGATTAAAAAGGCCGTTCCCAGCTCTGTAACCTTCAGCGTGTACGGGAACGATACGACAGGTACTGAAGGAAAGCCGGATAGGGGCAGTGACGGGAACTATTTGTCCTATTCCTGGAATGACGGCATGGCTGGTTATGAAAGGGCTGTCAAGGATACCGGATTCGGCGTGTTTTTCCCCAAGAACAGAGATTCGGGAATATACGGGAATGTAGGCTGGACCTTCAAGATTGCCCCGCAGCCGCAGGAGTCAACGGTCGTTTTTGGCATCGGGCTATGGCAGGCTAAAGCTGCTGTGAAGATCTATGCGGATATGAACCTCATGGAGACGAAGGAAATCAGTGCGGGGGGAACCTCGGAAGTATACAAGTATCAGATTAAGGTGCCAGCCAATGTGCAACTAAGAGTGGAGGGTCTGCAGGCAGAAACCCTTTCACGGTACGGTAATATGTCCTTCTCAGGACTGGCGATAAGCAGCAAGGAGGTAGCCGACAAAAGCTTGCTCCAGCTTGCCTATAATCAAGTGAAGGACAAGCTCCAAGGCGTATACACGGATGCGTCCTGGCAGGACTTTGCCAAGGCAAGGATTCAAGCCAAGGAGGTACTGGACAAGCCGGATGCCCTCCAGGCGGAAATTGACACGGCCCTGTCTCTTCTAGAGCAGAAGCAAGCGGCTCTGGTAAGAAGAGAAACCAATCTGATGATCGATTACACAGGTGCTGCGGAGAATGAATACGAATTCGGCAGTAATGGGGATCAGCAGGACAGATATCAGACCTTTACAGCTCAGGAGAGCTTCGAGATGCAGTACGCACAAGTAAATGTGAGGAAAATGTCCAATAACGTAAGCGACTTGACCGTGAAGCTATATGGGACAGACCCTTCCGGCTTCCCGGCAGGTGCTCCTCTTGCAGAAACGGTGGTCGGCAGGGACCGTGTTGCGGATGGTGAAATGACCACAATCCCGCTCCGCTATAGTCTCACAGGAAATACACGGTATGCTCTGGTTGTATCACAGAAGAATCTGTCCGCCGGCAAATACCGCTGGATGGTCATGAAGAAGAACGGGGAAACGGCAAGTGAATTTTTCGGTAAAAACGTCTCCGGAGCCTTCCAATCCGAAGCACATCTGGGCACCGGCATCTTAAGAATTATTAAGAATACGGATGTGGACAGAACCGCCTTGCAGGCCTTAATTGATGATATTGCCAAATCTAACTACAACAGCAGGCTGTACACCATACCGTCGTGGTCTGCACTGGAAGCCGCGTTGGCTAATGCCGGCCTGGTTTTAAACGATTTTGACGCTGACCAGGAGGAGATCGATGCAGCACTCAGCCATTTACAGGAGGCAAGTGACCAGCTGGAAATTAATATGGATATGGCGGCGATTGCCGGGCAGATCGATCTCATTAGCCGGGCCGTCATCAAAGGCTACACCCTCAGTTCCCTGAATACATTAAATGAAGCTGTGCAAGCCGCCAAGGCGCTGGATGCAAACGCTCCGGATAACGAGAAGCTGACCGCCTTCTCCGCTGTTTTGGAAGCGATTCATAATTTGAAGACCGCAGGCAAATACCAGTACGATACCCATGCGCAAATGACAGCAGCCTTCGGCTTCGAAGGCGACAAGAATGCTTCGCTCGCTTTTCTGGACGGATCGTATCAAATCGGCGGAAGCCGTCCGGAGCAGCATGGTCCGGTAGCCCCTAAGCAAATGGTCACGTTCGGAGTTGCAGATACAAGCAACATCAAATGGACCAAGGGGGAAGGTTATTTACCTGTAATGATCAGTGAATATACGAAGAATAAAGTAGACTACAAGATTGAGACCTTCGCCAACAAGCATACGGTGGACCAGAAGGATTATGTCGTCAACTATTCCAGAGTCACGGCTGCGAATCATTCAGGCGAGCTCATGCTGCTGCCGGTCGTCTCGGGCAATCTAGTTCCAATCAATGCGGACGCTGTAAATACGTACACCGTTCAGCCGGGCGGGAGCGTTGTCAGGGAATATGCGATTGAAGCTGATAAATATGAATATTTTGACAAGAACTTGACCCGGTTTACTTCCTTGACCAAAGAGCAGGTGGCGGGTCTGGGAACCTTCGAAGCCAACTACATTGAGATGAAGGCTTATTGGCTGACGAGACTCTCCACAATAGTTGATATTGGCTTGCCGAACCAGGAGCTTGAGAATGCGTTCAAATCCGGCTATATTGATACGCTGATTATTAAAGATGATACGTATCTGCATGTGGGTGAAAACGGCTATGCCCGGTTATTCTCCCATGATACGCTGGGCATTCTGGTAAATCTGATTCAGAGCGGGGATTTCGCTCATGCGCAGGATTATCTGAAGAGTATCCCGCTGACTGGCGGAATCAACATTGAGACGGGTCAGGTGGACAGCAATCTGTATTGGGATACCAACTGGAAAATACCATGGGCCTATGCGGTTTACTTAAGTAAAACCGGTGACGCCTCTATTTTTGATGAGCAGATGACCGCCGATGACGGGTCTACCGGCACCGTTTTTGAGAAGCGGGTTAAATTCGGTGCGCGAACCATTGAGAGTGACCGCAACGCTGACGGAATTATGAAAAAAACGTATGCAATTGATTCCGAAGGCAACTGGACGATCGACAATTATTCTGCCCTGACCGGTCTGACCGCTTATGAATATGTAACCCGCGAACTCTACCGTTTAAAAAATGATGAAACCTATTTGCAAGAGGCGGAGTGGGCAAAAGCAAGGTATGACGACTTATTGGCCAAATTCACAGCCAAGCTGCAGCAGACGATAACCGAAGAAGGGCTTGATTACATTCCGGCTTCGGTCGTTGAGACCAATGATGAGAACCGGATGAGTGACTCCAGAGATGCGAACTGGGCCTCCATGTTCCTGTTCGGCAGATGGCACTGGGACGGGTATCTGTATGGGGCAGAGCAGCCCGAGGATAATATCAACCTGAAGCTGCTGGATGATACGTATTCCTATGGAATCAACCGGCGTATCCAGGAGGATACGACAGATTCTCCGTACAATTTCGGGGGTTATCCGCATGGCTTCTACTCAAGCGCATATAATGCCGGTTACGGAAGCGCTGCACTGCGCGGAGAAGAATACCGGGATATGGGAATCAAAGCGTATGAATTCATGATTGAAAATTCGATGAGCGGGCCGTTCAGCTGGTGGGAAGGGATCAATTATCCTGTCGCAGGAAGCCCTTGGGCACAGACGAATGATCAGCTGAACCTTCAGAATACACCGGGCGGCGGCGGATCAGCCCAGCATATGTGGGGACAATCGGTGAACTCTAAGGTACTCATTGACTCCTTGATTGCCGAGCGGATTTATGATCAGAATCAGAAGGCTGAGATTATTGTAGGCCGCGGTATCCCTAAGGAGTGGGTCAAGGACGCTGCCAGGAACAATAATGTGGTGGCCAGTGTGCAGAATTACCCCGCCCTGCAAGGCGGCAGAGTCGGGTACAGTATTGTAAGACAAGACAACCAGCTCGTGGTGACCTTCAGCAGCGATTTGAACCAGTCGAAGGTAGAGGCCGGAGGGGCCAGCTTTAGTGTCCAATTGCCGAGTATGGTGAACAATATAACGGATGTATCTGCAGGCATATTGGATAACGGCAAAGGTATCGTTACGGTCCCGTTAAATACAGCCTCAGTAACGATAACTTTAGGTGACTTACCGAAACCGCTGGCTGTTAACTTAGATAAGGATAAGCTTGAAATTGTTTATGCCGAAGGAGACCTCCAGACCTCGGTTACCAAAGACGTTATTTTGCCGGCAGCAGGTGAACATGGAAGTGAAATTACCTGGACCTCAAGTAGTCCCGATATCATCTCCAGTAAAGGAGAGGTTAAGCGTCCGGTGAGCACAACCGTGGTGACTTTGACGGCCATCCTGAAGAAAGACGGGGCAGAGGCGCAGAAGAGCTTTGTATTGACGGTGCTAAAGGCAGACACCAAGCCTGACGGAGGCACGGATACAGGGAATAATGGCAACAACGGCAATAATGGCAATAACAGCAATAACAGCAATAACAGCAATAATGGGAATGCGGGCAACAACACGGGGAATGCCGGTACTATTGGAACTATCGTAACCACCGACAATAAGGGCAGCACAGGCAGCACAGGAAATACAGGCGATGGCGGTATTACCACTCAGCCTGCGTTCAAGGATGTAGAGAAGCACTGGGCCAAAGAAAACATTATAACTGCGGCGCAGCGCAAGCTAATTAACGGTTATGAAGACGGAACCTTCCGTCCGGACGGAGCGGTTACGCGCAGTGAATTCGCGGTGATCCTGGGGCGTGCCTTACAGGCGGATTTTGCGCAATCCGGACTTACCTTCACGGATGCAGGCAGCATTCCGTCATGGGCGAAGCCGTATGTTGCCGCAGCGGTTAACTCCGGCTGGATTACAGGCTATACGGACCAGTCCTTCCGGCCGGGCGGAAACATTACCCGCCTGGAGATGATTGCCATGATAGTCCGGGCGCTGGGTTGGAAGACAGACCCGCAGGCTAAGGCTGCTTTTGCAGATGCGGAGCTTATTCCTTCATGGGGTCAGCCATATGCAGCTGCCGCGTATGAAGCGGGTCTGGTTGAAGGCCAAGAGAATAACCGGCTGGCTCCGAATGATCAGGCAACGCGAGCAGAGGCAGTGACCCTGATTCTAAGACTGTTAGACAAAACTGAACAGCAGTAACATGCGGCAGAGCAAGCTGGCGTCCGGATTTGCGGATGCCAGCTTTTTGCTTGCAGGCTACAAACTTTGATACAGAGAAAACGAGATACTATATAATGATATAGTCGGTTTATGAATAGTCTATTGTGTGAGAGGAGCGGATGGAACGTGAAAGAAGTGCAGGTGAAACTACCCTTTAATCTTGACGGTGGATTGACGGTGTATCGGAGCAGGGTCTGGCAGGGATTAACACTGGAATGGCGGGAAGGCCATCTGCTGCTGGAATTTCCGGCTGAAGCGGACAGTATATCAAGCGCGGTGTATGGCGGGGGAACAGGCCGTCTCAAGCGGGCGGTGAATCAATATGTCACCCGGGACTACGAATGCAGCAATCCGGTACGGGATATGGAGAATAAGCTGCAGGAATGGGGATACCCGCTGGAAGGCTGTGCCGGACTGATGACGGCAGTTCCGCTTGAGCATGCTGCTGTTGCCGAGGAGGATACCGGCTCTGCGGGGATAATGTGCTGCGTGACAGCGGCTGCGGGCAATGCCGCCCGGGCCGGGTCGCAGCGCAGCGTGCTGGCGGCTTACCGCCCGGGCACGATCAACATCATGCTTGGCATTGACGGCTGGCTGTCGCCGTCTGCCATGGTTAACGCCGTGATGACGGCCACGGAAGCGAAGGCTGCCGCACTGGCAGATCTCGGAATCACGGATTCCGAGAATGGGCTAACCGCAACCGGAACCACCACGGATGCGATCGTGCTCGCGGTGAGCGGAAGCCATCGCTATGCAGCGGAGCATGTCTACGCCGGAACAGCGACCGACCTGGGCGGAGCCATCGGCAGGCTGGTGTACAGTGCGGTGACGGAAAGCCTGCGTTCGGTGAAAGCGGCGGAAGCGGTGCTGAGAGCACAAGCAGCACAGCCAGAACTGCAAGGGCAGCCTGGGCAGCAATCGAAAGGCGGCCGGGGATAATGTCTGGAATGATGAAGATGGACCGCCAGGAACTGCAGCGGGGTGAGCCAAGGTGAAGCTCGCCATCATACTGTTGGCCGCTTATGTTGTGGACCGGATTGTCGGTGATCCGCGTAATCTTCCCCATCCCGTTATCTATATGGGGAAGGCCATCAGCGCGATAGAGCGGCTTATCCGCCGCTTCGCAGCAAGGCCCCGTGCCCTGAAGCGGGCAGGGCTCCTGCTTCCGCTCCTGGTAGCAGGAGGCGCCTGGGCACTGACAGCGCTGCTTGTCATGCTGCTCTACCGGATATCACCCTGGCTGGCCGGGGCGGCCGAAGTGTGGCTGATCTCTACAACGATTGCCTCCAAAGGCTTGAAGGATGCAGGGATGGCGGTATTCGCAGAACTCCGCCAAGGGGATATTCCCGCTGCCCGCAGAGCGCTGGGGATGATCGTCGGCCGGGATACGGCCCGCCTGGAGAGCCCGGAAATCGTCCGCGGCACAGTGGAGACAGTGGCGGAGAATATCGTCGACGCGATCATCTCGCCGCTGTTCTTCGCCCTGCTGGGCGGGGCTCCGCTGGCTATGGCCTACCGTGCCGTGAACACGCTGGATTCCATGGTCGGCTACAAGAACGACAAATACCGCGACCTCGGCTGGGCATCCGCCCGGCTGGATGATGTCGCGAATTACATACCGGCACGGATTACAGCGCTATTATTAACCTTATGTGCGGCGCTGCTGCGGCTGGACTGGCGGAGATGCTGGCGTACCGTGCGGCGGGATGCACGTCTTCATCCCAGCCCGAACAGCGGCTACCCGGAATCAGCAGTCGCCGGAGCGCTAGGCATCCGGTTGGGCGGAGAGAATGTATACCACGGTGTAACCTCCTTCCGCGCTTACATGGGCGATCCGCTGCGGACGATGGAGCCGGAGGATATTATTGTGACTTCGCGGATGATGATGCTGTCTTCGGCCATATTTGTCTGTCTATGTGCAGCGGTTGCCTTGTTATGGAACGGGATTGGAGGCTGAGCGGAGTGCAGATGGACAAGGACGAGGGCAAGGACGAGGGCAAGGGCAAGGGTAAAGATAAGGATGAGGGCAAGGATAAGGGCAAAGATACGGACAGGGATAAGGACAAGGACAGCCGCTTGAAGGATTCGGCTCCGGCTGGCTGCAGCGCTCTAAGTAGCCCGGCACCGCAGCAGGAGTTG
This window encodes:
- a CDS encoding S-layer homology domain-containing protein, with the protein product MLRIPLRKIPVLILLASLVLSSAPFGEPPAAYGAGGTAAAVSSAVLDITQSKVEGEYALDLSEVGNVDWLHLKGNGPDDIIQIKKAVPSSVTFSVYGNDTTGTEGKPDRGSDGNYLSYSWNDGMAGYERAVKDTGFGVFFPKNRDSGIYGNVGWTFKIAPQPQESTVVFGIGLWQAKAAVKIYADMNLMETKEISAGGTSEVYKYQIKVPANVQLRVEGLQAETLSRYGNMSFSGLAISSKEVADKSLLQLAYNQVKDKLQGVYTDASWQDFAKARIQAKEVLDKPDALQAEIDTALSLLEQKQAALVRRETNLMIDYTGAAENEYEFGSNGDQQDRYQTFTAQESFEMQYAQVNVRKMSNNVSDLTVKLYGTDPSGFPAGAPLAETVVGRDRVADGEMTTIPLRYSLTGNTRYALVVSQKNLSAGKYRWMVMKKNGETASEFFGKNVSGAFQSEAHLGTGILRIIKNTDVDRTALQALIDDIAKSNYNSRLYTIPSWSALEAALANAGLVLNDFDADQEEIDAALSHLQEASDQLEINMDMAAIAGQIDLISRAVIKGYTLSSLNTLNEAVQAAKALDANAPDNEKLTAFSAVLEAIHNLKTAGKYQYDTHAQMTAAFGFEGDKNASLAFLDGSYQIGGSRPEQHGPVAPKQMVTFGVADTSNIKWTKGEGYLPVMISEYTKNKVDYKIETFANKHTVDQKDYVVNYSRVTAANHSGELMLLPVVSGNLVPINADAVNTYTVQPGGSVVREYAIEADKYEYFDKNLTRFTSLTKEQVAGLGTFEANYIEMKAYWLTRLSTIVDIGLPNQELENAFKSGYIDTLIIKDDTYLHVGENGYARLFSHDTLGILVNLIQSGDFAHAQDYLKSIPLTGGINIETGQVDSNLYWDTNWKIPWAYAVYLSKTGDASIFDEQMTADDGSTGTVFEKRVKFGARTIESDRNADGIMKKTYAIDSEGNWTIDNYSALTGLTAYEYVTRELYRLKNDETYLQEAEWAKARYDDLLAKFTAKLQQTITEEGLDYIPASVVETNDENRMSDSRDANWASMFLFGRWHWDGYLYGAEQPEDNINLKLLDDTYSYGINRRIQEDTTDSPYNFGGYPHGFYSSAYNAGYGSAALRGEEYRDMGIKAYEFMIENSMSGPFSWWEGINYPVAGSPWAQTNDQLNLQNTPGGGGSAQHMWGQSVNSKVLIDSLIAERIYDQNQKAEIIVGRGIPKEWVKDAARNNNVVASVQNYPALQGGRVGYSIVRQDNQLVVTFSSDLNQSKVEAGGASFSVQLPSMVNNITDVSAGILDNGKGIVTVPLNTASVTITLGDLPKPLAVNLDKDKLEIVYAEGDLQTSVTKDVILPAAGEHGSEITWTSSSPDIISSKGEVKRPVSTTVVTLTAILKKDGAEAQKSFVLTVLKADTKPDGGTDTGNNGNNGNNGNNSNNSNNSNNGNAGNNTGNAGTIGTIVTTDNKGSTGSTGNTGDGGITTQPAFKDVEKHWAKENIITAAQRKLINGYEDGTFRPDGAVTRSEFAVILGRALQADFAQSGLTFTDAGSIPSWAKPYVAAAVNSGWITGYTDQSFRPGGNITRLEMIAMIVRALGWKTDPQAKAAFADAELIPSWGQPYAAAAYEAGLVEGQENNRLAPNDQATRAEAVTLILRLLDKTEQQ
- a CDS encoding adenosylcobinamide amidohydrolase, yielding MKEVQVKLPFNLDGGLTVYRSRVWQGLTLEWREGHLLLEFPAEADSISSAVYGGGTGRLKRAVNQYVTRDYECSNPVRDMENKLQEWGYPLEGCAGLMTAVPLEHAAVAEEDTGSAGIMCCVTAAAGNAARAGSQRSVLAAYRPGTINIMLGIDGWLSPSAMVNAVMTATEAKAAALADLGITDSENGLTATGTTTDAIVLAVSGSHRYAAEHVYAGTATDLGGAIGRLVYSAVTESLRSVKAAEAVLRAQAAQPELQGQPGQQSKGGRG
- the cbiB gene encoding adenosylcobinamide-phosphate synthase CbiB, translating into MKLAIILLAAYVVDRIVGDPRNLPHPVIYMGKAISAIERLIRRFAARPRALKRAGLLLPLLVAGGAWALTALLVMLLYRISPWLAGAAEVWLISTTIASKGLKDAGMAVFAELRQGDIPAARRALGMIVGRDTARLESPEIVRGTVETVAENIVDAIISPLFFALLGGAPLAMAYRAVNTLDSMVGYKNDKYRDLGWASARLDDVANYIPARITALLLTLCAALLRLDWRRCWRTVRRDARLHPSPNSGYPESAVAGALGIRLGGENVYHGVTSFRAYMGDPLRTMEPEDIIVTSRMMMLSSAIFVCLCAAVALLWNGIGG